One region of Primulina tabacum isolate GXHZ01 chromosome 17, ASM2559414v2, whole genome shotgun sequence genomic DNA includes:
- the LOC142530508 gene encoding uncharacterized protein LOC142530508, whose amino-acid sequence MEWLRDLPVGSIATWDGLVEVFMHKYFPPTKITQLQNKITSFRQRDGESLNSAWARFKKMLRMCPRHGLSIGQQVETFYYRVDPPVRSMLDAAANGSLYRKTPTATLEIISNMAESNVGWQDNRREKKVGFFEMDALTAITAKLDGLTHQMAQLQTNRSTLVKPVNQIQGNAEIVGGSSGDMHVMPDMSCEGIQCFGGDSVNYVGNQASGSLPNDTEKNPKGVNAVTVTSPIKQEVVDVEENVKEKGSSKQRYEEAKEKDKSLNSTPTIDITSLQFSQRAKKLQLDTQFSKFLEIFKKLHINIPFAEAFAQMPSYAKFLKDILSNKRKLVDFETVKLSGECSAILQNKLPLKLKDPGSFSIPCTIGSSFFSKSLCDLGASINLMPHSCFEKLGIGEVKPTTISLQLADRSIKYPRGVVEDVLVKVDKFIFPVDFVVLDMEEDREIPIILGRPFFATERL is encoded by the exons ATGGAGTGGCTTCGAGACCTTCCAGTTGGTTCTATTGCTACATGGGATGGATTAGTCGAGGTCTTCATGCACAAGTATTTTCCCCCAACTAAGATTACACAGTTGCAAAATAAAATCACATCGTTTAGACAGAGAGATGGGGAATCATTGAATTCAGCATGGGCAAGGTTTAAGAAGATGTTGAGAATGTGCCCGAGACATGGTTTATCGATAGGCCAGCAGGTTGAGACGTTCTACTACAGGGTGGATCCTCCTGTGAGATCTATGCTTGATGCAGCAGCAAACGGTAGCTTATACAGGAAAACGCCAACCGCAACACTTGAAATCATTTCTAATATGGCAGAAAGCAATGTAGGCTGGCAGGACAACCGAAGGGAGAAGAAAGTCGGATTCTTTGAGATGGATGCTTTGACAGCGATAACAGCAAAGCTTGATGGATTGACACATCAGATGGCACAGTTACAAACAAATAGATCAACACTAGTCAAGCCAGTAAATCAAATTCAGGGAAATGCCGAGATAGTTGGTGGATCATCTGGTGACATGCATGTCATGCCAGATATGTCTTGTGAGGGAATACAGTGCTTTGGAGGGGACTCAGTGAACTATGTGGGAAACCAAG CTTCGGGTTCACTACCTAATGACACGGAAAAGAATCCGAAGGGTGTCAATGCAGTCACGGTGACATCTCCCATAAAGCAAGAGGTAGTTGATGTTGAGGAAAATGTGAAAGAAAAGGGATCATCCAAGCAAAGGTACGAGGAAGCAAAGGAGAAAGATAAGTCTCTAAACTCGACCCCTACTATTGATATTACGTCACTCCAGTTTTCCCAAAGAGCAAAGAAACTGCAACTGGAtactcaattttcaaaatttcttgagatTTTCAAAAAGCTGCACATAAATATCCCATTTGCAGAGGCTTTCGCTCAAATGCCCTCCTATGCTAAATTTCTTAAGGATATTTTATCGAACAAGAGGAAATTAGTGGACTTTGAGACGGTTAAGCTTTCGGGGGAATGTTCTGCAATCCTACAAAATAAATTACCTCTGAAGCTTAAGGATCCAGGTAGCTTCTCTATTCCTTGTACCATTGGTAGTTCATTCTTTAGCAAGTCattgtgtgatcttggtgcaagcATAAACTTGATGCCTCATTCATGCTTTGAGAAACTAGGAATTGGTGAAGTTAAACCAACTACAATTTCCCTACAATTAGCTGATAGATCTATTAAATACCCTAGGGGAGTTGTAGAGGATGTattggtaaaagttgacaaaTTCATTTTTCCGGTTGATTTTGTTGTGTTAGACATGGAAGAAGATCGAGAGATTCCTATTATTTTAGGGAGACCATTCTTTGCCACCGAAAGGCTTTGA